One stretch of Miscanthus floridulus cultivar M001 chromosome 18, ASM1932011v1, whole genome shotgun sequence DNA includes these proteins:
- the LOC136521149 gene encoding uncharacterized protein translates to MSAGQSQRSVASSTRRRQEVELAAAETAAAAARASRLAAAELAAARVEAEAAAAVNAARAAATEVEALRGSIGSSISADDTADADLELLEREAARARVAQWTAAHVYERGGSPDRRGRAGGAPGGGAHGGGAPGAAAHAHERGGSPDRRGRAGGAPGGGAHGGGAPGGGAHGNGGGRVDGERGLHRQRGSLSPDRYRRVDGERGLHRQRGSLSPDRYRGYHGLQVRHMWEAVRYGDVDYDLDRWALDALIAVVPPEMQFSLTSKRTAKEAWDAIAAACIGSDRARKSTLQALRKEWENLAFKPGEDVDDFALRLNTLLQKMVQFGDDTYGEERAVKKLFRCVPEKYKQMARSIESLLDLSTMSIEEAIGRLKVVDSDEPQSLSGPITTGGKLLLTREQWLASQGDRRKGEPSSAIGGRKRGKPRKARRDAQVGARGRAEGDARRGA, encoded by the exons atgtccgcagggcagtctcagcgctcggtcgcctcgagcacgcggcgtcggcaggaggtcgaacttgccgcggcagagaccgctgcggcggcggcaagggcatcgaggctagcagcggcggagctggcagcagccagagtggaggcggaagcagcggcggcagtgaatgcagcgcgtgcggcggcgacggaggtcgaggctctgcgcggcagcatcggcagctccatttccgctgacgacaccgctgacgcggacctcgagctgctagagagggaggcagcgcgagcgcgggtggcgcagtggacagccgcgcacgtctacgagcgtggcggcagcccagataggcgcggacgcgctggcggcgctcctggaggaggcgcgcacggcggtggcgctcctggggcagccgcgcacgcccacgagcgcggcggcagcccagacaggcgcggacgcgccggtggcgctcctggaggaggcgcgcatggcggcggcgctcctggaggaggcgcgcacggcaacggtggcggacgggtcgatggagagcgtggccttcacaggcagcgtggctctctctccccggatcggtaccgacgggtcgatggagagcgcggccttcacaggcagcgtggctctctctccccggatcggtaccgtggttaccacgggctccag gtgcggcacatgtgggaggcagtccggtacggcgacgtcgactacgacctagatcgatgggcgctggatgctctcatcgctgtagtcccgcccgagatgcagttctcgcttaccagcaagcggactgccaaggaggcttgggacgccatcgctgcggcatgcatcggcagcgaccgcgcccgcaagtccacactgcaggcacttcgcaaggagtgggagaacctggctttcaagccaggtgaggacgttgatgactttgctctccgtctcaacactctgttgcagaagatggtgcagttcggcgacgacacctacggcgaggagagagctgtcaaaaagctcttccgctgcgtccccgagaagtacaagcagatggctcgctcgatcgagtcgctgctggatctctccacgatgtcgatcgaggaggcgataggtcgcctcaaggtcgtcgatagtgatgagccacagtccctctcagggcccatcaccactggcgggaagctccttctcactcgggagcagtggcttgccagccagggtgaccggaggaagggggagccttcttccgcgataggcggccgcaagcgtggcaagccacgcaaggcgcgcagagacgcccaggtcggggcgcgaggacgtgccgagggtgatgcccgcagaGGCGCCTAG